Part of the Nitrospirota bacterium genome is shown below.
CTTGATCCATAAACTCATCTCTCCCGCTTACCTACTGAACCAAAACTACTCAATAGGTTACATCACAAGACCTAAGTGTTTTCAGTTAGAAAGCTCTGGTACGGGGGTTGCTGTATCGCTGTAGCCATCCCATCGCCAACCGGAAGAGGAGCCAGGTCGATGGTCGGAAGCTGGAAGATGCTTGGCAAAGCGAAATGCTGGTGGGTCCCCCCTCAACAAGTGATTGCCTGTCACGCTGGAGGGACCACCTCCGGATTGTGCCCATCCGGAGCCCTCCCACCGCCACGCGCTCTGCCATCAGGGCCGCGTTGCTCCTCAGCGGCGCGGCCCTTCAGCCTGACAAGGGGCTCCCGAACTGCGAATCATTAACACCGTATAGACAAATGGACCGACTCACTCACACATAAACTTGCGAGGGACAAAATGTCGCTAACCCACCAGACCAGTTCACGCAACTTGCCCAAGGAACAACCTGTCAGGCCGACGAACCAGACGACCAGGGCGAGTACGGCTGAAATACCGCCGCCGCGAATGGTCCGGCTGACCGTCAGCCTCCCAGGGGAACTCGTCGATCGTCTACGCAATGCCGTGTATTGGAGTCCTGGGTTGACGCTCGCCTGGCTGATCGCCAAGTCTCTACGAACTTCTCTGGCAGAAATGGAGTCCTTGCGGCAGGGGCCCTTTCCACAACGAACGACCGCACTCCGCGCGGGACGCCCTCGATTGGTCGGTCAGATCATGAGCCTGCCCATTCGGGCCAGCCTCCCCGGCAATGGAGCAGCCAGACCGGCTGAGGTCCTGACAAAAGCCAGACTGGAGTCGCAACCGTCCATTAAGTGATATGCAGGGATTCGATATTTCTTGCATTGAGCAAAACACGCGCTGCATGCCTCTTGAGCTTTAGGCCAAGAACCTCCAGGACGCTCTATTCCTAGAAGAGAGGCAGATGAACATCCAGACTGGCCGTCCGGCTATCCTCCTCGTCGATGACGATCCCGACATTTTAACTGCGCTACATGACCTCCTCGAACATGACGGATTTCTCGTGACCGCAGTGTCAACGTGCCGCGATGCGCTGGCCCAAGTGAGAACAGTCAAATTTGCCGCAGTCTTACTCGATATTGGGCTCCCCGATGGAGATGGGCTCTCCGTGCTTGAGACCATCCAGGCTTTTGCCCCCTCACTCCCCGTGATTATTCTCACCGCTTTTACCTCGCAGGACTACCGAGCAAAGTCTTTGTCCAGAGGCGCGTTCTCCTACCTCACCAAACCCTATAATCGAGATGAGCTACGCACAGTTCTACGACGAGCCGTTGAAATGAGCCGGCCTCCATCGCCGTCCGACAACTAGCAGGGTGTTGAACATGGCGGGACTTGAGCTGAGCTCTGAGCGATCAACTCGGAACGCTGACATGAGAATCAGCTTCCTCGTTCATCGCTCACCATTCAGGGCTTCCTGGCTGGCGGACTTTTCAGAACTTGTTACGAGTGCGGTCGCTTGGAAGCTGTCAGAGCCCGTTTGAAAACCGTGCGGAGGCCGAAATAGGCAAAGGAGTCTTTGAGGTTGGAGTACAGCCGCTTGAAAATTCCCATGTCCGGATTGGTCACATATTCCATCGTGAGGGCGATGCGTTCTTCCCCCTCGCCGAGTGGAGTCACCGCATGCCAGAGCTTATCTCCATTGAAGATCACGAGATCGCCTGGATGAGTGATCAGCTCAAGATGTTTCGGTGATTTGACCGGATCATCCTTAAAGAGCTCACAGACCAGCTTGCATTGCGTCGACTGATCGACGAGTCCCATCAAAATGGTATAGCGAGCCCCCTTGTAGTAGGAGGTATCGTAGTGAAACCCGATATGGTCACCCGGCTCCGTGTAGTAATAGAGCGCGCAGGAATGGGGATCGCTCTCGGGACAGAGGTTCAACTTGGTTTTCACCAGACGGCTCAAGAACTCGATGAAGGCCTCGGAGCGATACAGATCGAGAAAACGCGGGGCCTTCTCCATCACCGTGTAGTAGCTCACACTCCCGCCTTTTTTGTGGCCGGGAATGTAGTTGCGATTCAGCTCGCCCTTCACCCCCTGCGCCTGCGGAACGAGATACTCTTCCACTACCAACCGGGGAAGAAACTGCGGAATGAACAGAAACTCGTTCTGGTCCCAATACTCGGAGGAGAGCCGGTCGACATCCAACCGTTTGACTGCTTCATCGACTGCTTCAATTAAAGACATTGGATTCACCTGTTCCTCACTCGTCCCGTTCACGGCCTCTGATCCATCCCGCAGGCCTTACTGGGGGACGCTGAATACGGGAGCTTTCACCACTTCCACATCGGCCGGCAACTTCAACTCGAAGAATGCATCGCCAAGCCCCACGTTGGACTGGAGCGACGCAAACTCAAAGCTCGCCACATTGCCGCTCATTTCATACAACGTGACCGTCCGGATGAAATAGGTCTTGGGAAACACTTCCAGCACGATCCGTTGCACCGATCGTCCCGCCTCGCCCTCTTGAGACTTCGGCAGAAGGGTGAGCAGCCTGAGTCCTCCCGCACCACGACCATTCCCCGGCGTCGGCTCAATGCGGAACGACTGCTCCAACTTCGCAGCCCCGAGCAAAAGTTCCAATGGAGCCTTCGAGGCAGCCATCTGTGTCAGCTTGCCCACCAAGACCTGCTTGTGCTCCGGCACATACACTTTGACATCATCATGATTGACGTAAATGTCCTCGATCGACGGATCGAGATAACTCCACCGCAACCGGCCAGGTTTTTTGATCGAGACCTTCCCCGAAGAAGTGATAGGCCGATCGAATCCCTCAATCCTGGTCTTCTGCGTAAAGTCCGCCTGAAGATCCTTGGTCTTTTCATAGCGTGCCTGGAGCTGCTTGACCACCTCCCGCACTTCCTTCAGCGCGACCGCATCACTCTCCTCAGCGCCAACGAACGGCACTGGCAAGAGAGCTCCCAGGCAAACGCATACAAGCCCTAACCTCACCACCCCATACCATCTCATGCCTCTTCCTCTGCTCCCACCGGCCCACGCCGCCCCACAACCTCTCTCCGCCCATCGCGGCCAGCCGCGCCCACGATGCCGTCTGTCTCCATTTGCTCGATCATCCTGGCCGCGCGAGGATAGCCCACCCGCAACCGTCGCTGAATCAGCGACGCGGAAGCCTGGCCGGTCGACAGAACCAATTCTTTGGCCTGCTCGTATACTTCATCCAGCGCCTCTTCCTCTTTCGCATCTTCCTGTTTCAGCGCGATCTGTAACTCTTGATTATAGGCAGGCTTGGCCTGATCCTTCACGAACTCCACCACGCGCCGGACATCCTCATCCGACACAAATGACCCGTGCCCTCTCATAAGACGTCCGGTTCCCGAAGCCATATAGAGCATATCGCCGCGGCCCAGGAGCGCTTCCGCACCGTTGGCATCCAGAATAGTGCGTGAATCCGTCTTTGACGAGACCTGAAAGGCAATGCGGGCAGGAAAGTTCGCTTTAATCAAACCGGTCAGCACATCGACCGACGGGCGCTGCGTCGCCAGCACGAGATGGATGCCGGAGGCACGGGCCATCTGCGCCAACCGCGCAATCTTGTCTTCCACTTCCTTCGGCGCCACCATCATCAAATCCGCCAGCTCATCGATCATCACGACGATATAGGGCAAGGGCTCCGGCGGAGTCTTCGGCGGCATGAACGATCCGGGACTCCCTTCAGGAAGGGCCGTCTCTCCGGCAGAGAGCCGCTCTTCCTCGGACAGAAACTGAATGGGCAATTCCGGCTGGTCAGCCTTGGCCGCCGACTCCGTCTCCAACACCCCCTGCGTCCCTGCGACCTTTCGATTGTAGGCATCGATGTTCCGCACCCCTGCCTCGGACAGCAACTGATAGCGCCGCTCCATTTCCGCCACGACCCAACTGAGTCCGCGCGCCGCCGACTTGGGATCGGTGATGACCGGACGTAACAGGTGCGGAATGCCGTCGTAGGTCTGGAACTCCAATCGCTTGGGATCGATCAGCAGCAGCTTGACCTCATCAGGCCTGGCGGAAAACAGCAGACTCAGGAGCATCGTATTGAGACCGACGCTTTTCCCTGCTCCCGTAGCGCCAGCAACCAACAAGTGCGGCATCGTTTTCAAGTCGGCAATCAAAGGGGCGCCGAAAATATCTTTTCCCAGAGCCAAACTAAGCTTCGATTTGGCGCGTGAGAAGGCCTCACTCGTCACCACTTCTTTCATCGACACCATTTCGCGATAGAGGTTCGGCACCTCGATCCCGACCACCGATTTCCCCGGCACCGGCGCGACGATTCGGAGACTGACCGCCTTCAAGGCCAAGGCCAGGTCGTCGGCCAGATTCACAATGCGCGCGACTTTGGTGCCAGCCGCCGGCTCGAACTCATACATCGTCACGACCGGTCCGGGACGAACCTCCGTCACTTTTCCCGCAATGCCAAAACTCAGCAGGGCGCGAGTCAACACATCGGATTGCGCCTTGATTTCCTCCTCCGTGACACGACCCAGGGGAGCGGAGGGATCGCTCAAGAGCAGCACCGGATCCGGCAGGGTATAGTCCCCCGCCTTCGCCTGGGAGACAAAGACCGGATGATCGAGCTCCGCCTCGCTCGTCTCCACTGGTTCAGGCGTCGGTTGCCGCGACGGCTGAATGACCGGCCAATCGAATTCCTGTTCCGCTGCCGCTTCAGGCAACGTCTCCTCGATGACCGCGCGAATGGATTTCGACGACTTCTGTTTCGCTTTCTTGGGAGACTCAGGGACCGGCTCTACCACCGACCGTTCCGGAATCCACCCGCGCACCCGCGTAAACAACGCGCTGCCCCAGACTGGGAGCTTCAAGACAATCTCCGACAGAGAAATCGGTGTCGTGAAGAGCAGCGAGATTAACAGACCCGCCATGATCAGAATATGGGCGCCGGTACTGGCGAAATAGGCTCGCAGGCCCTCGGCCAGCACTTGTCCGAAGAGGCCTCCCGCCATGCCGCGATAAATGAAACCGCTTGAGAGGGTCGGCACCGCCGTGATTTCAAGATGGAGAAAACCGCTGAGAAACAGGAGCGCCGCCAGCGACGCGCCGGCGTTCCGCAGCCGAATCGACAGGGCGCTCTGGGTGAAACAACGGACACCCATTAAGCCAAGTAGAAGGGGAAAGAAATAGGCTGCGCCACCAATCAACGAGAAAAGCGTCGACGCAAAGAAATCCCCGACCGATCCGATCAGGTTCCGCGCAGGGGCCGAAGCGGCTGCCACTGATTTTAATTCATGGGGTACGAAGGATACGAGGCTGAGAAGCGTGAGCAGGCTCAACGCGATCAGGGCGACTCCGATCACTTCTCGCTTGATGTGTGACGGGGGAGAGGCGGCGCGGCGGGCTTCGCCCCGCTTGGCCGAGGTGGTAACAGCCATGATCGCGATGCTAGCACAGGGAATCAGTCATTTCAAACGAAGACCGGCAGAAAGCGCCCCCAGGAGGCTCCCGCAGCCCCTCAGCCAAACACCGCAGCCAGCCGGAGGAAGTCTTCGACCGACAGGGTCTCGGCCCGGCGGGTCGGAACAATCTCCAATCGCTGCAAGGCCTCGGTGATACGGGTCAGCTCATAGCCTTCGTCCCGCAAGGAATTGATCAGCGTTTTCCTTCGATGCGCAAAGGCCGCCTTCACGAGGGCACGAAACGCGACTTCTGCCTCCTGGCTGAGCCTCCGGTCCTCTTTCGCGCGCAGCAGCACCACTGCTGAGACGACCTCCGGCCTGGGGCGGAAACATTGGGCTGAGACGCGAAACGATTTCGTGATGTCGGCTGCATACTGCGCCATCACGGAAAGGACCCCATAGTCGGATCCGCCAGGCTTGGCCACCAATCGATCTGCCACTTCTGATTGCAGCATGAGCACCATCCGGGGAAACCGTCCCCGCTGGTCGAGCAAGCGAAAGAGTAGAGGGGTCGAAATGTAGTACGGCAGATTGGCGACGACGATCGTCCCTGCCGGGAGCTGTTCGACCGGATAGGCCAGCGCGTCCGCGCAGACCAACTCCACATTGGGAAGCTCCGCCTGCCTGGTCTCAAGATAGGCATGGAGCCGTGGATCCAATTCGATCGCCGTCACATGGCCGGCCGCCTGGCTCAGCGCCTCCGTCAGGATGCCGCGGCCTGGGCCAATTTCCAGCACATGGTCGCTGGGGCCCAGCTCCGCCAAGGCGACGATTTTACGCACGATGTTGGGATCGATGAGAAAGTTTTGGCCGAGCCGCTTGATCGGTGGAGGGAGATCAGGAATCGACACCAGTTAATTCCCGCCGGATGGACGAGGCGCGGCTTGCGCCAGTTGCTTCGACAGATCCACCAGGGGTGTTTTGAAATAGTCGATGAGGTCGGTGAACTCTTCCACCAGATCGTTCGTGAACGAAGGCCCCGGCTGCAGGGAGGCAAACTTCTGCCCTTCCTTCTGGCCCAGGGACTCCGTGAGCAGCGCCACCGTCCTGGTTTTCCATTTTGCCAATCGTTCAGCCCCTGCCACGGTATTGAGCGTCTCCATCGTATCCGTGAAAATCGCATCCAACTCTTTCAACTGCTGCTGCACCAGCGCAAGCCCTCGCTTCATATCGTCTGTCATCTGGCCCCCTTCTTCCGTAACGAGACGGACCTCACTGCCGATCGACCCTTGGCAAGCGTGGCGGCCAGCGTGATCGCCTCGACCAGACTACCAGGATCTGCGATGCCTTTCCCTACGATATCAAACGCCGTCCCGTGATCGACCGAGGTCCGGATGATCGGCAACCCCACCGTCAAATTCACGCAGGTGCCGAACGCGACCAGCTTCAAGGGAATCAACCCCTGATCGTGATAGAGGGCCACCACCCCGTCGTAATCGCCCCTGGCGGCCTTGCCAAACAGAGTATCGGCCGGCAAGGGATCGCTGGCACGAATGCCCTGGGCCTGCGCCGCGCGGGCCGCAGGAAGAATGATCCGCTCCTCTTCGTCCCCGAATAGGCCATGTTCTCCCGCATGGGGATTCAACGCCGCGACACCGACTCTCGGCTTCTTGATCCCGAACAGGTCACGCAACGCCACATGGGCCAGCCTGATGGCTTTTTCGATCTTGGCCTGCGTGAGGAGCGAGGACAAGTCTTTGATCGCAACATGAGTCGTCACGAACATGATCCGGAGCGGGCCTCCGACGATCATCATGCCGGAGTCCTGCGTCTTGGTCAGATCTGCCAGCAGTTCCGTATGACCGGGGAAATGGCAGCCCGCCATCTTGATCGCTTCTTTATTGATCGGGGCCGTGACCATGCCGTCGATACAGCCGAGCTGCGAGAGCTCCACCGCTTTCTTGATAAATAGGACAGAGGCGGCCCCGGTCACAGAAGCGGCGACTCCCCTTGTAAACCGCCCAAGGGGACGATCAAGCGGGTCCAGCACCGCGAGCTGATTCGACCGCGGAAACACCGCTTCATGCCCCTCCACTCGCACCACTTCCATCTTCAGCTTCAGACTCTTCACCGTCTGCTGCATCACAGAAAAGGAGCCGATGACCAGCGGACGGCAGAGCCGTCGCACTTTCGTCCCGGCCAAGGCCTTCGCAATCACCTCAGGGCCGATCCCAGCCGGATCTCCCATCGTGATACCGAGAAGCGGCTTCTCTTTCGTCTTCGCGCTCATCCCACATCACCCATCACGGATCTACAGCCAGTACAGATACAACACATACCCGATATACAAAAGAGAACTCCCGCCCAGCAGCCAGGGCCGCCAGAGACCGCTCCACGCAGCCTGCGCCAACAAGAAGGTACTCGCCACCACGGCCAGCACCATGGTGATCAATGCAGTCGGGGCCAGAGCCCAATCCGTGCCTAATAGACCGATTGAAACAGGGATCGTCCCCTGAAAGACCATCGCGCCTGTGACATTCCCCACCGCTAAACGATCTTTCTTCCGGTAGAGCCAGAGAAAACTGTTCGACATCTCCGGCAACTCGGTCGCCAACGGCGCTACGAGCAGGGCCAGGATCAAGGGAGAAATCGACAGGGCCTCGGCAATAGTTTCTGCGGCGAGCACAAAGAGGTGCGCGCCGAGCGCAAGACCGGCCAAGCCAAGAGCCGCTTGAAGACCGATGAATCCGAACGACGGGACTGCTGCCTTTCTAGCAAAGAACAGAGGCTCCAGTGCGCTACCCTCGCCCCCCTCCTCCTCGGCCACCTCGCTAAACTTCAGTTTGACGTAATAGAGATAGAGGCTGACCAACCCGACAGCGGCCAGAATATGCACCAGCTTGGAGGGAATAAACACGCAAGCCAGTGCGACGCTGTAGGCCACTACGAAAAATGAAAGGTCGCTCGTCACATCGGGATAGTTCAATCGGAACGCAGCCGTTCGCTTCCCCAGTCTGGCATAGACCACCAGCAGGATGGCCAAAATGGGAATCACCAAGGTGCTCAACATAAAAGGCGCGCCGAGGATCGCCCCCAACCCCACCTCCGCTTCGGCCCGGCTGGCCCCGAAGAAAATGGCGATGATCGGAATCGACGTTTCTGGCAGCGTGGTGCCGATGGCGGCCAACACACCGCCAACCGCGCCTTCGGACAGATTGAATCGCTTGCCCAGCCACTCAATGGCATTGGTGAACAGCGTGCAGGCGCCCAAGGTCACCGCGACGGAGACGAGAAACAGGAGGCTGTAGAGTAGAACTGTCATGGCCGGCCCGTCGCTTTGCCCACCCGCCGGTTGGCGTAGGCACGGGCCGCATCGTCGAGCACAGTCTTCACGGGACGGCCCGTTCGTTCGGCAATCCGCTTGCAATCAAGATATTCCGGGGCCGCCTTACTCGTTCTGTCGTCCACATCGGCAATCTTCATGCGCACGACTCCTCCAGGGACCTTCACTGACATGAATCGCCGGGGGAGGATCTGCCGCATGACCTCACAGACCCGGATTCCCAATGCCGTCGTTTCCTGAAACACCACATCCAATACCTGATCCAGCTGGGCCTGGGCCACCAGACAGGTCAGCACAACGCCGGGCCTGCCCCGCTTCATAATGACCGGCGCGAGGGTCACATCCAGCGCCCCGCGGGACAACAACTGCTCCATCACATGCTCATAGATCTGCGGGTTCACATCGTCAAGATTGGTTTCGACCTGCAGCACCGTATCCTGCTCGCGCAGCCCCTTGGATGACGGTCGCGCCAGAAACACCCGCAAGGCATTCGGCCAGCCCTCGGGATTGGCATCGCCCGCTCCATACCCAATGGCCGTCGGCGTCATCACCGGCATAGGACCGAACTCCGAGGTCAGAATACGCAACAGCGCCATGCCGGTCGGCGTCGTCAGCTCCCTGGCAGGGCCCGCACTGTAAATCGGAATCCCTTTGGCTAAAATGGCCACTGCCGGACCGGGCGCGGGCAAGATCCCATGCGCCGATTGCAATGTCCCGGTTCCGACATTGACCGGAGAGGCCGTCACACGAGTCACACCCAACAAGTCGCAGCCAATCAGGCCGCCTACGATATCGACAAACGAATCCAGCACGCCCACTTCATGGAAATGCACATGGTCCTTGGCCACACGATGGGCATGCCCTTCCGCCTCTGCCAAGAGATCGAATACGGACCGGCTTTGCTGCTTGATCTTGTCCGAGAGCCGGCTCGCAGAGAGGATCGCATGGATCCGGCGAAGCGAAAGGGGCTTGCGCAATCCTGTCGCAA
Proteins encoded:
- a CDS encoding response regulator, with the translated sequence MNIQTGRPAILLVDDDPDILTALHDLLEHDGFLVTAVSTCRDALAQVRTVKFAAVLLDIGLPDGDGLSVLETIQAFAPSLPVIILTAFTSQDYRAKSLSRGAFSYLTKPYNRDELRTVLRRAVEMSRPPSPSDN
- a CDS encoding 2OG-Fe(II) oxygenase; this translates as MSLIEAVDEAVKRLDVDRLSSEYWDQNEFLFIPQFLPRLVVEEYLVPQAQGVKGELNRNYIPGHKKGGSVSYYTVMEKAPRFLDLYRSEAFIEFLSRLVKTKLNLCPESDPHSCALYYYTEPGDHIGFHYDTSYYKGARYTILMGLVDQSTQCKLVCELFKDDPVKSPKHLELITHPGDLVIFNGDKLWHAVTPLGEGEERIALTMEYVTNPDMGIFKRLYSNLKDSFAYFGLRTVFKRALTASKRPHS
- a CDS encoding outer membrane lipoprotein carrier protein LolA; the protein is MPFVGAEESDAVALKEVREVVKQLQARYEKTKDLQADFTQKTRIEGFDRPITSSGKVSIKKPGRLRWSYLDPSIEDIYVNHDDVKVYVPEHKQVLVGKLTQMAASKAPLELLLGAAKLEQSFRIEPTPGNGRGAGGLRLLTLLPKSQEGEAGRSVQRIVLEVFPKTYFIRTVTLYEMSGNVASFEFASLQSNVGLGDAFFELKLPADVEVVKAPVFSVPQ
- a CDS encoding DNA translocase FtsK, which gives rise to MAVTTSAKRGEARRAASPPSHIKREVIGVALIALSLLTLLSLVSFVPHELKSVAAASAPARNLIGSVGDFFASTLFSLIGGAAYFFPLLLGLMGVRCFTQSALSIRLRNAGASLAALLFLSGFLHLEITAVPTLSSGFIYRGMAGGLFGQVLAEGLRAYFASTGAHILIMAGLLISLLFTTPISLSEIVLKLPVWGSALFTRVRGWIPERSVVEPVPESPKKAKQKSSKSIRAVIEETLPEAAAEQEFDWPVIQPSRQPTPEPVETSEAELDHPVFVSQAKAGDYTLPDPVLLLSDPSAPLGRVTEEEIKAQSDVLTRALLSFGIAGKVTEVRPGPVVTMYEFEPAAGTKVARIVNLADDLALALKAVSLRIVAPVPGKSVVGIEVPNLYREMVSMKEVVTSEAFSRAKSKLSLALGKDIFGAPLIADLKTMPHLLVAGATGAGKSVGLNTMLLSLLFSARPDEVKLLLIDPKRLEFQTYDGIPHLLRPVITDPKSAARGLSWVVAEMERRYQLLSEAGVRNIDAYNRKVAGTQGVLETESAAKADQPELPIQFLSEEERLSAGETALPEGSPGSFMPPKTPPEPLPYIVVMIDELADLMMVAPKEVEDKIARLAQMARASGIHLVLATQRPSVDVLTGLIKANFPARIAFQVSSKTDSRTILDANGAEALLGRGDMLYMASGTGRLMRGHGSFVSDEDVRRVVEFVKDQAKPAYNQELQIALKQEDAKEEEALDEVYEQAKELVLSTGQASASLIQRRLRVGYPRAARMIEQMETDGIVGAAGRDGRREVVGRRGPVGAEEEA
- the rsmA gene encoding 16S rRNA (adenine(1518)-N(6)/adenine(1519)-N(6))-dimethyltransferase RsmA, with translation MSIPDLPPPIKRLGQNFLIDPNIVRKIVALAELGPSDHVLEIGPGRGILTEALSQAAGHVTAIELDPRLHAYLETRQAELPNVELVCADALAYPVEQLPAGTIVVANLPYYISTPLLFRLLDQRGRFPRMVLMLQSEVADRLVAKPGGSDYGVLSVMAQYAADITKSFRVSAQCFRPRPEVVSAVVLLRAKEDRRLSQEAEVAFRALVKAAFAHRRKTLINSLRDEGYELTRITEALQRLEIVPTRRAETLSVEDFLRLAAVFG
- the pdxA gene encoding 4-hydroxythreonine-4-phosphate dehydrogenase PdxA, whose amino-acid sequence is MSAKTKEKPLLGITMGDPAGIGPEVIAKALAGTKVRRLCRPLVIGSFSVMQQTVKSLKLKMEVVRVEGHEAVFPRSNQLAVLDPLDRPLGRFTRGVAASVTGAASVLFIKKAVELSQLGCIDGMVTAPINKEAIKMAGCHFPGHTELLADLTKTQDSGMMIVGGPLRIMFVTTHVAIKDLSSLLTQAKIEKAIRLAHVALRDLFGIKKPRVGVAALNPHAGEHGLFGDEEERIILPAARAAQAQGIRASDPLPADTLFGKAARGDYDGVVALYHDQGLIPLKLVAFGTCVNLTVGLPIIRTSVDHGTAFDIVGKGIADPGSLVEAITLAATLAKGRSAVRSVSLRKKGAR
- a CDS encoding sodium:calcium antiporter, producing MTVLLYSLLFLVSVAVTLGACTLFTNAIEWLGKRFNLSEGAVGGVLAAIGTTLPETSIPIIAIFFGASRAEAEVGLGAILGAPFMLSTLVIPILAILLVVYARLGKRTAAFRLNYPDVTSDLSFFVVAYSVALACVFIPSKLVHILAAVGLVSLYLYYVKLKFSEVAEEEGGEGSALEPLFFARKAAVPSFGFIGLQAALGLAGLALGAHLFVLAAETIAEALSISPLILALLVAPLATELPEMSNSFLWLYRKKDRLAVGNVTGAMVFQGTIPVSIGLLGTDWALAPTALITMVLAVVASTFLLAQAAWSGLWRPWLLGGSSLLYIGYVLYLYWL
- the larC gene encoding nickel pincer cofactor biosynthesis protein LarC translates to MGSHLHFDCYSGISGDMTLGALVDVGVPFSDLVNGLKQLRLSGVTLRKRRVQRGAIHATKVDVVIATGLRKPLSLRRIHAILSASRLSDKIKQQSRSVFDLLAEAEGHAHRVAKDHVHFHEVGVLDSFVDIVGGLIGCDLLGVTRVTASPVNVGTGTLQSAHGILPAPGPAVAILAKGIPIYSAGPARELTTPTGMALLRILTSEFGPMPVMTPTAIGYGAGDANPEGWPNALRVFLARPSSKGLREQDTVLQVETNLDDVNPQIYEHVMEQLLSRGALDVTLAPVIMKRGRPGVVLTCLVAQAQLDQVLDVVFQETTALGIRVCEVMRQILPRRFMSVKVPGGVVRMKIADVDDRTSKAAPEYLDCKRIAERTGRPVKTVLDDAARAYANRRVGKATGRP